Proteins encoded together in one uncultured Desulfosarcina sp. window:
- a CDS encoding outer membrane lipoprotein-sorting protein, producing the protein MKNILSMATAILLLSATPLAAAMTGRQIMEQSDALAQPDTAESRVVMLIHKGGRAKEKEFGLQAKQFGPEEDRVKIAFIRPSKITLLTHSRKKQPDNQWLRLSSGKVKRIALADKGKPFVNSHFYYEDLSGIDIDDYIYTLLGKKEISGEPCYEVEAVTVKEDKVYDKLILYPRKSDCFVLRVDFYLDGEFHKFLENAEIQTVDGILTPFKVTMSTADGQSRTELLLKALKYNEDLPDSRFRKEALR; encoded by the coding sequence GTGAAAAACATCCTTTCGATGGCCACTGCTATCCTGCTTCTATCGGCAACGCCCCTTGCCGCCGCCATGACCGGGCGGCAGATCATGGAGCAAAGCGACGCGCTGGCGCAACCGGACACCGCCGAAAGCCGCGTGGTCATGCTGATCCACAAAGGCGGTCGAGCCAAGGAAAAAGAATTCGGTCTGCAAGCCAAGCAGTTCGGTCCGGAAGAAGACCGCGTGAAGATCGCCTTCATCCGTCCATCCAAAATCACGCTGCTGACCCATTCGCGGAAAAAACAACCGGACAACCAGTGGCTGCGGCTCTCCTCGGGCAAGGTCAAGCGCATCGCGCTGGCGGACAAGGGTAAACCCTTCGTGAATTCCCACTTTTACTACGAGGATTTGAGCGGCATCGACATCGATGACTACATTTATACCCTGCTGGGAAAAAAAGAAATATCGGGAGAACCCTGCTACGAGGTGGAAGCGGTCACCGTAAAAGAGGACAAGGTCTATGACAAGCTGATTCTCTACCCCCGCAAATCCGATTGTTTTGTGCTGAGGGTGGATTTCTACCTGGACGGCGAGTTCCACAAGTTCCTCGAAAACGCCGAAATTCAAACCGTGGACGGCATTTTGACCCCATTCAAGGTGACCATGTCCACCGCCGACGGCCAGAGCCGCACCGAACTTCTTCTCAAGGCCCTGAAATACAATGAAGACCTGCCGGACAGCCGCTTTCGCAAAGAGGCCCTGCGGTAA
- a CDS encoding DUF1302 family protein: MAARKHGKSPGDDRGRPLAAPLLFCCLLILAALGLFQPAVIFSAMAEENDFFGEESEDNFLTWRGFVEMEGFFRTREEFQDEDRVVKNEIRSHLEVRYGSDDRFAFMAADLYLLPQALGNETDTVYYYDEDSGIDRNLRIYGREAEAQFNELYVNCSFDRIRLRAGNQKYAWGTADFFNPTAYANPYDLRELIFKDEEELKLGIPSLSAMAFTDAFTLEAVLAPVHVPTLLPTTDQFWAIRRVEGFFPVVIDDTQALDPTLENTGWGLRLSATRGNTDISFSAWRGPDHDPVLLPAGVVVEPGEPVALLIRPDYHVIHALGADVTMNTDAFVFQAEASWSPDKCSFVRQDLTDIAGITFPFEVEKSDYLAFAVGANWFVPLGRLIDGHTGQSVLSVEWYQSRFFKEGLNPPLLPDMFTCRYEDSFLDDLLYTEITFIYEDRHGGTIFWPMIGLDFQNGFTLEVSYAGIDGEGSGSWENDSLFYYFRDNDMVMAKVRYVF; this comes from the coding sequence ATGGCAGCACGGAAACATGGAAAATCCCCAGGGGACGACCGTGGCCGGCCCCTGGCCGCGCCGCTCCTTTTCTGCTGCCTTTTGATCCTTGCCGCCCTCGGTCTCTTTCAGCCTGCAGTCATCTTTTCGGCCATGGCCGAAGAAAACGATTTTTTCGGGGAGGAATCCGAAGACAACTTTCTGACCTGGCGCGGCTTTGTGGAAATGGAGGGGTTTTTCCGTACCCGCGAAGAGTTCCAGGATGAAGATCGGGTAGTCAAAAACGAAATCCGGAGTCATCTGGAGGTGCGCTACGGCAGCGACGACAGGTTCGCTTTCATGGCGGCCGACCTCTACCTGCTGCCCCAGGCGTTGGGAAACGAGACGGACACGGTATACTACTATGACGAGGACAGCGGCATCGACCGCAACCTTCGCATTTACGGCCGCGAGGCCGAGGCCCAGTTCAACGAATTGTATGTCAACTGCTCTTTCGATCGGATACGATTGCGTGCCGGCAATCAGAAATACGCGTGGGGTACGGCCGATTTTTTCAACCCCACGGCCTATGCCAATCCCTATGATCTGCGGGAACTGATCTTCAAAGACGAAGAGGAATTAAAGCTGGGAATTCCATCCCTGTCGGCCATGGCTTTCACCGACGCTTTCACCCTGGAGGCCGTGCTGGCGCCGGTGCATGTTCCCACCCTGCTGCCGACCACGGATCAGTTCTGGGCCATCCGGCGGGTGGAAGGTTTTTTCCCGGTCGTCATCGATGACACCCAAGCCCTGGACCCGACCCTGGAAAATACCGGATGGGGCCTGCGGCTGTCGGCTACCCGGGGCAACACCGACATCTCCTTTTCCGCCTGGCGGGGACCGGATCACGACCCGGTGCTGCTGCCGGCCGGCGTCGTCGTCGAACCGGGAGAGCCGGTAGCGCTGCTGATCCGGCCCGACTATCATGTGATCCACGCCCTGGGAGCGGACGTCACCATGAATACGGATGCCTTTGTTTTTCAGGCCGAAGCGTCCTGGTCCCCGGACAAGTGCAGCTTTGTCCGACAGGATCTTACCGACATCGCCGGCATCACCTTCCCTTTCGAGGTGGAAAAATCAGACTACCTGGCGTTTGCCGTTGGCGCGAACTGGTTCGTTCCCCTGGGCCGGCTCATCGACGGCCATACAGGCCAATCGGTTCTTTCGGTGGAATGGTATCAGTCCCGTTTTTTTAAAGAAGGGCTCAATCCGCCCCTGCTGCCCGACATGTTTACCTGCCGGTATGAAGACAGCTTTCTGGATGACCTTCTTTATACAGAAATAACGTTCATCTACGAAGACCGCCACGGCGGGACCATCTTCTGGCCCATGATTGGCCTTGACTTTCAGAACGGATTCACACTGGAGGTTTCCTATGCCGGTATCGACGGGGAAGGCAGCGGAAGTTGGGAAAACGACTCTCTGTTCTATTATTTCAGGGACAACGACATGGTTATGGCCAAGGTGCGCTATGTATTTTAA
- a CDS encoding alpha/beta fold hydrolase has protein sequence MNDAIRADYSALDRPDVGRFLFHPRKSAPSAEKRDNFQELRIPVAEGIAVGARFHVADAGGATLLFFHGNGEIVADYDDIAPLFNRLGINFLVVDYRGYGISDGTPTASAMMADCHRIFDFAEKWKTEKGFFGPLIVMGRSLGSASALELAASYPDRFDGLIVESGFAWAGPLLRRLGVDPGRIGFDESSGFANVDKIKRFAKPTVIIHAEFDHIIPFSDGKTLYDASPADEKTLLTIFGANHNDIFLRGLDRYLEAVVNLARTISDPTITIRSG, from the coding sequence ATGAACGACGCAATCCGGGCCGACTATTCCGCCCTGGACCGACCCGACGTAGGCAGGTTTCTTTTTCACCCGCGAAAATCAGCCCCAAGCGCGGAAAAACGCGACAATTTTCAGGAACTCCGCATTCCCGTCGCCGAAGGAATAGCCGTGGGCGCCCGCTTTCACGTGGCCGACGCCGGCGGGGCCACCCTGCTCTTTTTTCACGGCAACGGAGAGATCGTTGCCGACTATGACGACATCGCCCCCTTGTTCAATCGTCTCGGCATCAACTTTCTGGTCGTGGATTACCGGGGCTACGGGATTTCGGACGGCACCCCCACGGCGTCCGCCATGATGGCCGACTGTCATCGGATTTTCGATTTCGCCGAAAAATGGAAGACGGAAAAGGGGTTTTTCGGCCCCCTGATCGTCATGGGGCGTTCGTTGGGCAGCGCCTCGGCCCTGGAACTGGCTGCCAGTTACCCGGATCGGTTCGACGGGCTGATTGTCGAAAGTGGATTTGCCTGGGCGGGTCCGCTGTTGCGGCGGTTAGGAGTCGATCCGGGACGCATCGGGTTCGACGAATCCTCGGGCTTTGCCAATGTGGACAAGATCAAACGCTTTGCCAAGCCGACGGTGATCATCCACGCCGAATTCGATCACATCATTCCTTTCAGCGACGGCAAGACGCTGTACGATGCCAGCCCTGCCGACGAAAAAACGCTGCTCACCATTTTCGGCGCCAACCACAATGACATCTTCCTGCGCGGCCTGGACCGTTATCTCGAGGCGGTTGTCAACCTCGCCCGCACGATCAGTGACCCAACGATTACAATAAGGTCCGGGTGA
- a CDS encoding MMPL family transporter produces the protein MLERLVGSFSLSGWLNRVVGQSRMVLLGILIFTGLMAAGIPRLDFSVSVRDLIVDSLPERRQYDEFKALFGSDEIIHVVLKGENIFSPPFFNRLRFLSEAFEQIPGVGRVISLPRIKSAVDPRDQWSLQRFAALTAPVGIFQRYLISPDHRVSGITLVLDDGADQEAVTLAVRAELKNEREHHRAYQIGMPPVCVALARYAQRDFIRLPLCTLAIITILLLAMFRSFLEMALILASVAVAAIWTLGAMAWFGVSLNILTVVVPILQIAVGTAYCLYIYCVFRRQIAVCSDFKAALEDTYSRTTLPTIIAVCTTIAGIASLAVTPIEAVREFSGFACLGVLALLVVVLTFFPCLLSLAWPLLRKRPPDTISLLFSSDRVNRLTRLIVSRRRTLFGLLALLSVFAVAGILRIRVETNPLAYFRDNTAISMQFHDIYRHLSGSFPLHLVLEAGQEDHFLSRPALKALAVNQQFLETVPGVDKTLSLADYLMLVNYVTHQFDPDYYALPDADYEVGMLVNQFKSLLGRDILRRYVSEDFATANITMLTRLSTARAFADAEKRIMEFCRLREKTETTCRVTGFGMVMSLGSRHLVRGQLWSLAITLGVVFALIYAMFLSVRIGMIAMAANLFPMLVSFGAMGWLGIDLSMGTCLVASIVIGLAVDDTIHYLASYKRAYTKQMDAVAAMGATLAQIGRPMVATSLAICAGFSILMLSNFTPTAVFGLLTMLAMVSAPIGGLLILPALLSRVSPITLEEVFQIRIGGNRLQKAVPLLRGMTRLQVHRVLKTGEILQIDVGSHLFDQGDVADRLFVVISGIFDAVMVEFHGGLIKGQACRTRVNRLEPGDVIGEMGIMTSGYRCVSVISVAAGEVLALSQTHLDHLRRVYPRTAGRLYANLSTILTEKLIQADQYLSRSCRLDEDTGLLNREALLECVDREVQRSQRFGEPMAFCLLRIQNHHDGPPSDPLDAERFLCQVARIATISFRKIDRLGRFDSSTLVAVMSRTTEESARVIHRRLKAAFNHRYRLDKKIEASIWCRIMGLDGQVAGSTFDAAGVIQGALTQEHGRLLYPSPVIAATD, from the coding sequence ATGTTGGAACGGCTGGTCGGATCGTTTTCCTTAAGCGGTTGGTTGAATCGGGTTGTCGGTCAATCCCGGATGGTTTTGCTCGGCATTCTGATTTTCACGGGTTTGATGGCGGCCGGCATTCCCCGGCTGGATTTTTCGGTTTCCGTGCGGGACCTGATTGTGGACAGCCTGCCGGAACGCCGGCAATATGACGAATTCAAGGCTCTTTTTGGCAGCGACGAAATCATCCATGTCGTTCTTAAAGGGGAGAATATCTTTTCCCCCCCGTTTTTCAACCGCCTGCGATTCCTTTCCGAGGCCTTCGAACAGATCCCCGGCGTTGGTCGGGTGATCAGCCTGCCCCGAATCAAGTCTGCGGTGGACCCCCGAGACCAGTGGTCCCTGCAGCGGTTCGCCGCGCTGACCGCCCCCGTCGGCATCTTTCAACGCTACCTGATTTCGCCGGATCACCGGGTTTCGGGCATCACCCTCGTGCTGGACGACGGTGCCGATCAGGAAGCGGTGACCCTGGCCGTCCGGGCAGAGCTGAAAAACGAGAGGGAGCACCATCGTGCGTATCAGATCGGCATGCCGCCGGTGTGTGTTGCCCTGGCCCGCTATGCCCAACGGGATTTTATTCGCCTGCCGCTGTGTACCCTTGCGATCATCACCATCCTTCTGCTGGCGATGTTCAGAAGTTTTCTGGAGATGGCCCTGATTCTGGCTTCCGTTGCCGTTGCCGCCATATGGACCCTGGGCGCCATGGCCTGGTTCGGGGTGTCGCTGAACATTCTGACCGTGGTGGTGCCGATTCTCCAGATTGCCGTGGGCACGGCCTATTGCCTGTACATTTACTGCGTATTCAGAAGACAGATCGCCGTCTGCAGCGATTTCAAAGCGGCTTTGGAGGATACCTATTCACGCACCACGCTTCCCACCATAATCGCCGTCTGCACGACCATCGCCGGCATCGCCTCCCTTGCGGTGACCCCCATCGAGGCCGTCCGGGAATTCAGCGGATTCGCCTGCCTGGGGGTGCTGGCCCTGCTGGTTGTGGTGTTGACCTTTTTCCCATGCCTGCTGTCGCTGGCCTGGCCGCTGCTTCGAAAACGACCGCCGGACACCATCTCGCTGCTTTTTTCCTCCGACCGGGTCAATCGGCTGACCCGTCTGATCGTCAGCCGGCGCAGGACCCTTTTCGGCCTGCTGGCCCTGTTGTCCGTTTTTGCCGTGGCCGGGATTCTGCGGATCCGGGTGGAGACCAATCCGCTGGCCTACTTCAGGGACAATACCGCCATCAGTATGCAGTTCCACGATATCTATCGCCACCTGTCGGGCAGCTTTCCGCTGCATCTGGTGCTCGAAGCCGGCCAGGAGGATCATTTTCTCAGCCGGCCGGCCTTAAAGGCGCTGGCCGTAAACCAGCAGTTTCTCGAAACCGTCCCGGGCGTGGACAAGACGCTCTCTCTGGCCGACTATCTGATGCTGGTCAATTACGTGACCCATCAATTCGATCCGGACTATTATGCGCTGCCCGATGCCGACTACGAGGTGGGCATGCTGGTGAACCAGTTCAAATCCCTGCTGGGCCGGGATATCTTGCGCCGCTATGTCAGTGAGGATTTCGCCACGGCCAATATCACCATGCTGACCCGGCTTTCCACCGCCCGGGCCTTTGCCGATGCGGAAAAGCGGATTATGGAATTCTGCCGGCTTCGGGAGAAAACGGAGACGACCTGCCGTGTGACAGGATTCGGGATGGTCATGTCTCTTGGCAGCCGACACCTGGTCCGCGGCCAGCTGTGGAGCCTTGCAATTACCTTGGGGGTGGTGTTCGCACTGATTTACGCGATGTTTCTTTCTGTGAGAATCGGGATGATCGCCATGGCGGCGAACCTGTTTCCCATGCTGGTCAGTTTCGGGGCCATGGGATGGCTGGGAATCGATCTTTCCATGGGAACCTGCCTGGTCGCCAGCATCGTCATCGGTCTGGCCGTGGACGATACCATTCACTATCTGGCCAGCTACAAGCGGGCCTATACCAAACAGATGGATGCCGTTGCCGCCATGGGCGCGACTTTAGCCCAGATCGGCCGGCCCATGGTCGCCACCAGCCTGGCCATATGCGCCGGTTTTTCCATTCTCATGCTTTCCAATTTCACGCCGACAGCCGTATTCGGGCTGCTGACAATGCTGGCCATGGTATCGGCCCCCATCGGCGGACTGCTCATTTTACCGGCGCTGCTGTCCAGGGTTTCGCCCATTACCCTCGAAGAGGTGTTCCAGATCCGAATCGGGGGAAACCGGCTGCAGAAGGCCGTGCCATTGCTGCGGGGGATGACCCGGCTTCAGGTCCATCGCGTTCTTAAAACCGGCGAGATCCTTCAGATCGATGTCGGCAGTCACCTGTTCGACCAGGGCGATGTGGCAGACCGTTTGTTTGTGGTCATCTCGGGGATTTTTGACGCCGTCATGGTCGAATTCCACGGCGGTTTGATAAAGGGGCAAGCTTGCCGCACACGGGTCAACCGTCTGGAGCCTGGCGACGTCATCGGAGAGATGGGGATCATGACTTCCGGCTACCGTTGTGTATCGGTGATTTCCGTGGCGGCGGGAGAAGTTCTCGCCCTGAGCCAGACCCACCTGGATCATCTTCGCCGGGTGTATCCAAGAACCGCAGGCCGTCTGTATGCCAACCTGTCTACCATCCTCACCGAGAAACTGATCCAGGCGGACCAATACCTTTCCCGTTCCTGCCGGTTGGACGAAGATACCGGACTGCTCAACCGGGAGGCACTGCTCGAATGTGTGGATAGAGAAGTTCAGCGGTCCCAGCGTTTCGGCGAGCCTATGGCGTTTTGTCTGTTGAGAATTCAGAATCACCATGACGGTCCCCCGTCTGACCCCTTGGACGCGGAGCGGTTCCTGTGTCAGGTCGCCCGGATTGCGACGATCAGCTTCCGCAAGATCGACCGCCTGGGGCGTTTTGACAGTTCCACGCTGGTCGCCGTTATGTCCCGCACGACGGAAGAAAGCGCCCGCGTCATCCACCGGCGTCTGAAAGCCGCATTCAACCATCGATACCGCCTGGACAAGAAGATCGAAGCCTCCATCTGGTGCCGGATCATGGGTCTGGATGGCCAAGTGGCCGGCAGTACATTTGACGCCGCCGGCGTTATTCAAGGCGCGCTCACCCAAGAACACGGCCGGCTGCTCTACCCTTCGCCCGTGATAGCCGCCACCGATTAG
- a CDS encoding PAS domain-containing protein, whose amino-acid sequence MSKPNLSESINVASLAAELERMKESERRFRELAALLPETVFEVDSQGHFTYVNEKGLNQFGYSRADFEGGASAFDMIVPEDRLRAGKNLARALSGKAVYHSEYTCLRKDGSTFSGLFYTTVRYRDNAPAGVLGIVIDNSHHNAMVSQLREWENRYRIATEAGLTGVWDHDLQSGKMVIDANLKQLLGFQTDEVTHWDDWKPLIHPEDLAVLMRHSRDYIKGRTPRFEARVRVVDKQRRVRWLLVRGRAEHDAFGWVRRMIGSATDITRLREVELALEQARQRLEERVRVRTRELQEANETLRAAIREKVASTKALKQNEAELKLKTAKLEDLNTALRVLLRKLDREKAAMEEKMAADLRDLVHPYLKKLGEKSANRETRALVTILENHLRAIVSPFCRQLTSPAINLTPAELNVANMVKSGQSTRQIAAALDLAYKTVETHRLNIRRKLGLTGRGINLRTCLMSMDKPLDVLREN is encoded by the coding sequence ATGAGCAAACCAAACCTGTCCGAAAGTATCAACGTCGCTTCGCTGGCTGCGGAGCTGGAACGAATGAAGGAAAGCGAGCGCCGCTTCCGCGAACTGGCGGCGCTGCTCCCGGAAACCGTGTTTGAAGTGGACAGCCAGGGACACTTTACCTACGTAAACGAAAAGGGGCTGAATCAGTTCGGCTACAGCCGTGCGGATTTCGAAGGCGGGGCCAGCGCCTTTGACATGATTGTGCCTGAAGATCGGCTGCGGGCCGGAAAAAATCTCGCCCGGGCGCTTTCCGGGAAAGCGGTTTATCACAGCGAGTACACCTGCCTTCGCAAAGACGGAAGCACGTTTTCCGGTTTGTTCTACACGACGGTGCGCTATCGGGACAATGCGCCGGCAGGCGTATTGGGAATTGTCATCGACAACTCCCACCACAATGCCATGGTTTCCCAGTTGCGGGAGTGGGAAAACCGCTACCGGATCGCCACCGAGGCCGGGTTGACCGGCGTCTGGGACCACGATCTGCAAAGCGGAAAGATGGTCATCGATGCCAACCTGAAACAGCTGCTGGGATTTCAAACCGATGAAGTCACCCACTGGGACGACTGGAAGCCGTTGATTCACCCCGAAGACCTGGCCGTTTTGATGCGGCATTCCCGCGATTACATTAAAGGCCGGACTCCGCGTTTCGAGGCCCGGGTCCGCGTGGTGGACAAACAGAGGCGGGTACGGTGGCTGCTGGTGCGCGGCAGAGCCGAGCATGATGCCTTTGGCTGGGTGCGGCGCATGATCGGCAGCGCGACCGACATTACCCGGCTCCGGGAAGTGGAACTGGCGCTGGAACAGGCCAGGCAACGGCTGGAAGAGCGCGTCCGGGTGCGCACCCGCGAATTGCAGGAGGCCAACGAAACCCTGCGGGCCGCCATTCGGGAAAAGGTTGCCAGCACGAAAGCGTTGAAGCAGAACGAGGCCGAACTGAAACTGAAGACGGCCAAGCTTGAGGATTTGAACACGGCCCTTCGCGTTCTGCTCAGGAAACTGGACCGGGAGAAGGCGGCCATGGAGGAAAAAATGGCCGCCGATTTAAGGGACCTGGTGCACCCCTACCTGAAAAAGCTCGGCGAAAAATCGGCCAACCGCGAAACCCGTGCCCTGGTCACGATTCTGGAAAATCATCTCAGGGCCATCGTTTCTCCCTTTTGCCGCCAGCTGACATCGCCGGCCATCAACCTGACCCCTGCCGAACTCAATGTGGCCAACATGGTCAAATCCGGCCAAAGCACCCGGCAGATCGCCGCGGCTCTTGACCTGGCGTATAAAACCGTGGAAACCCACCGGCTGAATATTCGCAGAAAGCTTGGATTGACGGGCAGGGGAATCAACCTGCGAACCTGTCTCATGTCCATGGATAAACCATTAGATGTTCTAAGGGAAAATTAG